Genomic window (Streptomyces sp. NBC_00078):
TTGCCACGGCCAGCCCAACGATCCCGCACGCATGAGCGCTATTGCGGATGGTTGTTCTATGCCTGATGCCTGATCGGGTGATTCATGACGTGGTGCACGACGGGACGGAGTGAGGGCTCAGGAACGGGCCGCGCCGGGCGGAATGTGGTCCTCGCACAGGGCGCCCAGGAAGTGCTCGATGGGCACATCGAAGGTGTGGGCGAGGGCGTGCCAGGTGGTAACACTGCCGGTGGTGCGGCCGTGTTCGAGGTCGATGAGGGTGCGCCGGGCCAGACCGCTGTGGTCGGCGAGTTCGTCGAAGGTCCAGCCGCGCTCGGCCCGCAGGCGCGCGAGCACAACGCGCAGCGCAGTGAGGTCGGGGTCGGGCGGCAAGATCGTCACCCCACCATCCGACGGTGCAGACCCCTGCCCCGTCAGTGCGGGTTTCTGCACTTTCGCCGGGGCGGAGCGGGTGAAGCGAGCTTCGCAGTGCGGGAAACTGCACTACGGTGCGTCCGTCTCGGGGGCCTGTCACGGTGAGCCCCCGCCACGGCGCGAACGGACAGGAGGACGACCAGCCCATGAGGCTCGGTGGCGCGCATGCCGCAGTGCGGCGCATCTGGACAGTGGAGCTGCGTCCGCGGGCGGGCGGCCCCACGCTCGTCTGCCCCTCCTGCACCGCCCACACCTCTCCCCTTACGGCCTCCTCCGCGCGGTCCGCCGCCCTGGCACATCTGGCCTGCCATGCCCGCGCCGACGCACTGCCGGCGTATCTGCGCAGCTGCCAGTGCCGGGTACAGGGCTGTTTGTGGCATCCGCGTCGCCGGGGATGCGGCGGGCCGGTGCTACTGGCCCTCACCCGCGACCGCAGCGGCCGCACCTGGCGACTGGCCGACACCTGTGCGGCCTGCGCGGCGGCGACCAGCCATACCGCCGTGGTGCCGGACACGCTGGTCAACTCTCCCCGGCCGCTTCCCTCTGCCTGCACGCCGCCGCAGCCGCTGGTCGGGCTCCGGGCGGAGTCCGACCAGCGGCTGCGGGTGCGGGAGATGCTCACCTACCTCGGCGCCGCGCTGCCCCGGTTCACCTCCCCCGCCGCCCGACTGCTGGGCCTGCAATGTGCCCTGCGCACCAACAGCCGCGGGCATGTCCGGCTGCCGACGGGTCTGCTGCGCGGCAT
Coding sequences:
- a CDS encoding helix-turn-helix transcriptional regulator; translated protein: MTILPPDPDLTALRVVLARLRAERGWTFDELADHSGLARRTLIDLEHGRTTGSVTTWHALAHTFDVPIEHFLGALCEDHIPPGAARS